The Palaemon carinicauda isolate YSFRI2023 chromosome 38, ASM3689809v2, whole genome shotgun sequence genomic interval TTAAATTACTTTAGTTTATGAAAATTAGAAAGAATTTCTCGATAATTTGAATATTCCAGCACTCTACGTCTTGCTTAATTTATTAAATTTCCCTCTGTAGCAATTTTCTTGCTAGCAAACGGGCACAAAGATCGATCTCTCCAAACCTACAAGTGGCTTCAGAATCGTTACATTTAAGTTCCCCTGTCAAGTCTATGGCAATTAATTAATTTAATCGTATATACAGATTAGACAGCTTCATATTGTGTGTTAAATTCGTCCGCCATTTAACACAGGGGTTCTTGTGATATTGTGATATTTGTTTTCTATTATTTGTGCTACCATAAACATTGCTGTTCAGGCCACCTCTAAAATAATTCAgctgtttaaaagtcgctcatgaatggtagaggcaagggacagtgacattgccctatcaagcaggacaatgccctagagactgaccatatatcacatgatcagcgttcaagccccctctccacccaagctaggaccagggagggccaggcaatggttgctgatgactcaacaaatagacctaaaggctccctcaaactccccaaccttagctcactaggatgataAGGCTGCAGACATGAAAGGCACTAAcaattctgagcgggactcgaactcccgtctggcaaacaccaggcagagacgtttccagtcaggccacaacaacccccttttgttttttatgtaattAGTTATCAACAGTTACTCCTAAGAAGTTACGAAAAACAATTCAACAATTTCCAGAAACTTCAGTGCACTTGCATGTTTACATCAAACCCGCCCTCAAGCTCAATCGACGAATTTTTTAATCATATCAGCATCTAAAGTATTTAACTGTCCTGGAAATAAATCTCATTCAAAGGCTCAAGTATAAATCCTGCCACCTTTTTCTAATTGCCTCCAATTCCATCACGTTTGTCCTTCATCTCTCCAATCTTTCATCTAGCCAGAACCAAGGTTTTCTCTAGTTTGGCCAGAACATGTCATCCCTTTTAAGTATAGGACCTCGATTGATCTCAAAGATGGGATGATGCGTCATAAACTGGGGCGATGTTTGGCTGTGGAATTTCCGGGTGGGTATGATCGCCTGTGATTTGTTTTTCAAgtaaagttcagagagagagagagagagagagagagagagagagagagagagagagagagagagagagagagagagagagagagagagagagagtgtgtgtgtgtgtctacatctGTCCGGAAAACACTAAGCTTTGGGCTATAGAAATTTTCATCACCTACCAACTTCTTTTTTAAGGTTCAAATGAGAGTAGCAATTCTAACAAAACTCTTACAATATTTATTATATGTACAAAAAATCACAGCaacagtattttatataaattaagtaGATAAATTAAATATATGCTTAAACATGTCTTTACAACATGATTAGAGATTGAAAATTCACTTCAAATATACTCGAATCTTTTACAATTCAGTATAGCGATTGATATGTCTTAACTAGTCATTATTGTTATCTTTTTTAGAATGCCTGGTCCTTATGGCCAGTAGCGGGCTCTGTACAACATTGTAGCCCTCATTTCTATTGGATCCTTATTTTTTATAAGATAAAACATGAGGCCAAAAGTAAAGCATAGTCGTTGATGAGAAATGGCATTCTTGCATTAAAAGTAGGACAACAGAAaacttatttgtgtatatataatatatgtttatactgtgtgtatacataaatatatgtatgcatttatatatgtatgtttatatgtatactgcGTACCCAAATGAATCCATATGGatatgcatttattatatatgaaatatatgaatggcAAGCCTGTGCTGTACAGCAAAAGACTCTCATCCATTTACTCTAAAAAAGAGAGGATGACTTAAGTTATTAGAACAACTATGCAAGAGAAAAAATCTTACAGCATCTTCTGATGTTTAGGAACGCAAGCCACTCCCTGTAGCCGATGGTAAGGTAtcatacttgtaaaaaaaaaagcagCGGCAATAATTATTCAGTGAGAGAACCTTTGGCAACTATACCACTGAGAGGGCGTGGCCTGTGTGTAAGGTTAAGATGGAAATTAGTGTCTGTCCATCTCCGAAAAGAGAAATCAAGGCGTGTTGGAGACACAGCTCTTTGTAGACACCACGTCCTCGTCTACTGCGATATTGAATGTTCGGGAAGCTATCGGGTTTGACCGGAAGTTAAGGATGCACTTGTATTGGCCGTTGAAATTAGGGTCAAACGCTTGGTAGACTAAATACGACCTGGGCATCTGGAAGTCGTTGGCTAATACGAATACTTTGGGATCATTCTCAGCATATGTAGGCATCTCCCATCTGAAAAAGGACAAGATGAAGTTAATACTAgaaagattttcataaaaaaaataatcaatgccattattattatttttctagaaGATGAAATACATGCTATAATAGTCCTAACTATGGGCAtagaattatttattataaaacacaATAGAGAAAGGCAAATTTAATTAAAGAATTACCTTGTGTTTCGTATAGCCATGTAGCctacgtgcgcgcacacacacacacacacacacacacacacacacacacacatatatatatatatatatatatatatatatatatatatatatatatatatatatatatatatatatataatacacacacacacacacacatatatatatatatatatatatatatatatatatatatatatatatatatatatatttatatatatatatatatatatatatatatatatatatatatatatatatatatatatatatatatatatatatatatgctgttatcaATTAAAAGAAATCACCCTGACTTGAATGAGTTTTGAAGAGTAAAACTCTACAATCGTATATTTCTGCCTATTCTGTCTAAATCAGTTTTTGCACTTTCCCCAGAGCTAAACTTACTATCATGGAACCTGAATTAAGAAACCACTGACTAGACTACTGATCTTTCAATATGCATTATTCAACATTCATTTTCCTCCCGTTGCATCAGAGAGAAATGTATGAATGACAAAAGCCAGGTCTTGCATAGCGAATGACGTTAATGGGTAACCATGCGTAGACGATTCTCAGAAGAGAGAACATAAATCAGATTGGTCTTTACTTTGACCTACCAAATAGGATGTCAGTATCTAGTGATTATTTTGTCTGTTGTTTATAATTGATTTTGTAAATATTGgatgattttcattcaaagggactttAGTAAATATGGttgaatttgtatttttatatttcttgattACTTTTGcttcagttggagagagagagagagagagagagagagagagagagagagagagagagagagagagagagagagcaggatgttATGAAATTATTGAGATATATCCTAATGTGCAACCTACACCAATATATTACGTGATTCCATCACGTTCACTGTCAAGAAATGTATAATGATTGTTAATATTATACAAAAACAGTTAAGTCCATGTTTCGTACgtggtatggtttttttttttttttttaatatggaagcAGATGTAACGTCACCATTTTTCCATAAGTAAAGAGATTATAACATTtaagtgagttatatatatatatatatatatatatatatatatatacatatgtatattttatgtatatatatatatatatatatatatatatatatatatatatatatatatatatatatatatgagagagagagagagagagagagagagagagagagagagagagagagagagagagagagagagagagagagagagaacaaaaacaaatgcagctgtttctagtccactgcaggacaaaggcctcagacatgtctttattcatgtccggggtatcgccagttttcatcaccatgctggccagtatggattggtgatggtggggaacttaggtctgatcgctcacaacaaaccaacctagtatgggtggccttgacgaGTACAGTTTTCCTGATCATGGTGACATACAAACCCTTTTCGCGCGTTAGTGAAACGAGATTATAATTCCACGTATTATTACTGATCacctgaaggtttaaaggccgctcatgaatgacaggggcaagggacagtgacattgtactatcgagcaggataatgccctaaagatttaccatatatacgtatgatcagcgcctaagcccctctccacccaagataggaccaaggagggtcaggcaatggctgctgatgactccgcagttAGACCTGTAAGCTCCGCCaaacccccatcgttagctcaaaagaatggtgagattgcagcgaccaaagaaactaacgagtttgagagggacttgaaccccactctggcgttcaccagtcagggacgttaccacatcggccaccacaacttaaAGGTAATGATCAATATCGCCATCATAATCTTGAAATGAAATGTATGTCATCACATTGACAGCATTGTAATTGAAATACTAAAACATTAAAACGGAAAACCACATCTTATAGTAAATcaccatcattttcatcatcattattatcagcaacaTATCAGTATTCACAAGCAAAATCCAATCTCTTGGCTTAAGTCAGTGACGTCACTCCTCCTTATAAGACGGTCGCTTAATTAGATACTGGAGCGATTTCAAGTGCATCGTACATCTTTTTCTTGAGAGATTCGAGGGTGAGGGAGATGCTGGGGAAATTGCGTGGTCGATAGAAGTATTTCCTGATGTTATTGATacgatttatcattattattcatttctcTTTGTGAATCTCGGTCTAGAGAGACTGATGGTTTATTGTGTGGGGTTCCGGGTTACATGCAGCTTCCTTATAAATCCATAAATTTCCTCATTATATGAGCGGTTGCGAGTAGCGTGCATTTCTGCACAAGTCCTAGGGTTATATCTGCACCTCCCTTcatattccttttcaatgactgaGGTCTGGTCCGTAGTGCTTCTTTGATTATTGGTACCACTTCCACcagcatattccatagccttcaattattattattatttttttttttctctatcacagtctttcgactgggtggtatttatagtgatgggttccgggttgcatcctgcttcCTTAGGAATTCATCACTTTCCCTATTATGTGCGTCGTTCTTAGGATCACattcttctgcatgagtcctggagctacttcagcctctagtttttctagattcatttttcagggatcttgggatcgtgcctagtgttcgTATGATTATGGGTACATTTTTCACCGGCATATCCCATAcccttattatttatattttctggtCTTGATTCTTATCCATTTTTTCCTGTCTTTCTCCTTAACTCTGGGGTCCCATGTTACTACGACATTAATGAGTAATACTTTTTTCTTGATTatgtcaatcaacgtcacgtctggtctatttgcacgTATCACTCTATCTGTTCGGATACCATTTCCCCAGAGGAtatttgcctgatcgttttctatcactccctcaggttgatgctcgtaccacttattactgcgaggttgtttatattattattattgtcactccATTCCTCGTCACACAATCTAGCatttaatacagaaaaaaatatgtatatcattatataaatgACACTCTCTTGAATGTTAGGAGGATTTCCCCTCAGGACTCTTCTTGCGGTTAAAGTATAAACCACAAAGAattcaagaaagaaaaaagaaagatgctGACACGCAAGGTGGGAATAATAATAAGGTTTTCTATAAGTAGTATTCTTTGCTGAACTATCATCTCAGGTGCAAAtgtgtggggatactttaacgtggtgaaaggttttgtgtatcgccataatcaccaaagctgtacatgtcagggacacccttactaggttggtttgctgtgagcgatcagacaaaagtctctcaccaatCACCAATtcatactggccagcgtggtgatgaaaactgaccaaaaccaaacatgaataaagacatgtctgaggcctttgttctgcagtggactagaaatggctactttttgttttatgctgttgttgttgtatatatacagtatatatatatatatatatatatatatatatatatatatatatatatatatatatatatatatatatatatgtgtgtgtgtgtgtgtatatatagtatatatatactgtatatatatatatatatatatatatatatatatatatatatatatatatatatatatatatatatatatatatatatatatatatatatataaacaaatgcagccgtttctagttcactgtaggacaaaggtctcagacatgtccttattcatgtcttgggtttggccatttttcaaaacgtatacacacacacacacacacacacacacacacacatatatatatatatatatatatatatatatatatatatatatatatatatatatatatgtatacatatatatacacacgtaacgTCATAGATTTAGCAAGATACTTGAAACAATTGAATTAATCTAATACAGATACATCTTAATCTGATGTTCATCCTCGTGTTTGAGATtacataaaagataagaaaaacgaAAAGTGATAACAGTTGCTTGAAATTCCGGAcgaatatgaattaatatataaaaggaatatgtGTTTTTACAATTGATACTTACAACGTATAGTCTATCTTTTAACGATAAAAAGACACCATTCTACATAAGACAAATTCATCCAACAACGTAAAATTTGCGAGATTCTCCAAGAAGggtttgccgtttttttttttttttattctttttcttagaaATTCGCTTCTGCGAAAACATTAGCTGAGGTTGTCATATCGAATACCTGCATGTGTACCTAAGCGCTTGTGTGTGAGTTTATGTGTGTGGCTGTGCGTGTGTACGCTTTTTTTAAGTCAATACGATGcatgtacacacgcacgcacgtgtCTTATCCATTCATCAAGTCAATACCGACATTATtggcaatatgatttttttttatgatcaatatcttaaatattcttatatattcgtAGTGATAAACCATGTTGTTAGGTAAAACCTCCAACATCAATAGCTTTTCCTTGTCTTGAATTAACCCAAAATAACGTAGCCTGCttgaaactcacacacacacacacacacacacacacacacacacacacatatatatatatatatatatatatatatatatatatatatatatatatatatatatatatatatatatatatatatacacacagtatatgtgcaaTCCATTTCAAGTTTAAAATGTTACACTACCTACTGTATATTAGCGTTTAATGTTTAAGAAAATTCTAGAAGATTGGGGTCGTTCACTATGATCTATTCCTTTTTATCCGACGATCAAGTTAAAAACACTCGGATTATGCAATACggagaacgtatatatatatatatatatatatatatatatatatatatatatatatatatatatatatatatatatatatatatattatatatatatatatatatatatatatatatatataatatatatatatatatatatatatatatatatatatatatatatatatatatatatatatgtgtgtgtgtgtgtgtgtgtgtgtattaagtatTAAATTGAAATCTAAATATGTCGTTTGTAAACTTCACGTTTTTGCCTATCTATTATGAAGTCAATTCTATTTCTTCCCTCAGCTTTCCACCCaagtttttcgaaaaaaaaaaaattctctcatattctttacttattctataGGGCTGTTATATAAAGTTTATGGGCCATTGCATTAAATATCCCTATCTATTTGGTTATTTTTTCTACGGGGTTGTTGCATAAAGTTACGAAAAGTATATAACAAAGGGAGTACGTGACTTACTCAACATGATAGTCCCATAAATGTATATCGGAGTCGGTGCTGACATCTGGCGCCTCACAGAAGATGTAACCGCAGTCCTTGAAGGGAATAAGGAGTTCGCCTTGGGTAACCTGGAAAAGAAGATCAGGACATGATATGAAGAATACTGGTTCGACGTATACTTTCACGTCTTATAAGATTAAGAATTAATGAATAAGGAGGTGATAAATTGAATGGAATATATGCTGAATAATAGATAATGAATGATGATGCAATACTCTCATTGTCTTTCAAGTAGACTgtgcataaaaattatatttatcataaactCTAGAATCTTAACATTCAAAGCACTCCACAGATtcctgttaatattttttttcttttttatcagtgAAATTCATTATTTCCAAAATATCTGCCTtagagttttaatatatatatatatatatatataaatatatatatatatatatatacatatatatatatatatatatatatatatatatatatatatatatatatatatatatatatatatatataaagcgcccATTTATCAAACAACAATCAATTAGACATAAAATGCGGCATATATCACTtgaacagttgaaaaaaaaaaagccaaaatgaaTTCCAGATACGTGGAAAGACATCAGACTCCACATTTCTGGAACGGACAAGAGACATGGCAGAATTTCAGACGTCTGGAACCAACATGCAAGGAATGTCACGCATTTTTCCTGACCGGAACTATTTCCAGAAAAAGCCCTCAAATTACAGGTCAGGATATACaataggcaaaaaaagaaaaaaatatatagaatcgCTAATGACAAGAAGCCCAGGCGTGTCATGATGGAGTGAAATCATATTTATGAGAAGGCATCACGTAAATTGAGTCTTACTGCAAATTCTCATATGCATACATACGgatttagatactgtatatatatatatatatatatatatatatatatatatatatatatatatatatataatatatatatatatatatatgtatatatatttacatatatacactgtattttatataatatatatatgtatatatacagatgtgtatatatatatatatatatatatatatatatatatatatatatatatatatatatatacatatatactatatatatatatatatatatatatatatatatatatatatatatatacatatatatatacacacacaatagcaacaacaactaaCGACTGTatactgtttctagtccactacaggacaaaagcctcaggcatgtccgtAATCATATATGAGAttaggacagttttcatcaccacgctagccaactgtggattggtgatggtaggagacatttgtctgatggctcacaacaaatatatatatatatatatatatatatatatatatatatatatatatatatatatatacatatatatatatatatatatatatatatatatagatagatatatgtatatatatacatatatatatatgtatatatacatatatatatatatatatatatatatatatatatatatatatgtatatatatatgtatatatatatatatagatatatatatatatatatgtatatataagtgtatatatatatgtatatatacatatatatgtatatatacatatatatatgt includes:
- the LOC137630327 gene encoding uncharacterized protein → MNIDHLLNVKVYVEPVFFISCPDLLFQVTQGELLIPFKDCGYIFCEAPDVSTDSDIHLWDYHVEWEMPTYAENDPKVFVLANDFQMPRSYLVYQAFDPNFNGQYKCILNFRSNPIASRTFNIAVDEDVVSTKSCVSNTP